Within the Eleginops maclovinus isolate JMC-PN-2008 ecotype Puerto Natales chromosome 5, JC_Emac_rtc_rv5, whole genome shotgun sequence genome, the region CAAAGTGTAGCCTACAACAACATTAGCATCACTATTGTATATTTTCTCACATATACATGACTAAAGTGCACATttatgccaaaaaaaaaaaactactacaAAAACTACATGTCTGATCAATACACAGATTGTTGTTCCACTGTTATGCATTACATCAGACACAAATGTTTGGATGCTGATCCTTCTGTGTTCTGAAGAACATCAATACTAACAAGAAACAACATTCTTTGTCAACCCAGGATGACCTGCCACGTGTGAAGGTGGAAATCGAGGCCATGAGGAACCTGAGCCATCAGCATGTTTGCCGTTTCTACCATGTCATCGAGACCTCCACCCAAATCTTCATAGTAATGGAGGTAGGGACACTCTCATTCTCTGCTGTGGGACTTATAAAGGATTTATGATAGACTGAGACAGTGTTTGGGGGAAGTGAGTGTAAATTAGACactatttatgttttattttgcaattatGTCCCTCTCAGTACTGTCCAGGTGgggagttgtttgactacatcaTAGCAAAAGACCGTCTGTCAGAGGAGGAGACCCGGGTTTTCTTCAGACAGATTGTGTCTGCGATGGCCTACGTCCACAGCCAGGGATACGCACACAGGGACCTCAAACCGGTGAACACAACCCCTGATTCCATGTAGAGTGACTGAGAGATTGtgaccaaaataaaatgtgtctctttgtcGCTGACAGAATCCTAATCTTAATATTTGCTGCTACACTTGTCTTCCTGAACTGTAGGAAAACTTATTGATTGATGAAGACCACAACTTGAAGCTCATAGACTTTGGATTATGTGCCAAACCTAAGGTACGTTCTCAACACATTCtctgtgttattgtgtttgtcGTATTGGGTGTGTTCAATTAATGATAAAGGTGGGATCAACAAAACATCCTTTTGGACAGTGTTGCAGCTGAAGTGTTTACATAGTGTTTAATGCTTTTAACATGATGTGTACATGTGGTCATGTCTCTGCTAGGGAGGTTTGGGTAATGAGCTGATGACGTGTTGTGGCAGCCCTGCGTACGCTGCTCCTGAAATCATCCAGGGAAAAGCATATATTGGTTCAGAGGTGAGAGACACATGCCTTTTGCAACTACTGTATAAGAAACACCAGAGTTTGATATTACAGAGTAACTGCAGATCTTtgaaaagttgtatttattatttaccgAATGCCTCTTGTGTCCTCATGTTAGACAGATCAGGATTGAGGAAACAACAACACTCATTTTGTTTGTGGATTAAGGTTTTCCATCAGGGTTTCTAGATTTGAATAGAGGCACATTTTCTCACATACTGagtgaaaaaaaggcagaactGCTATATCAGTGGGCAAACAGTCCCATCTCTATCTTTGAAAACTGTATCAAGAAAAAATGATCCCATACTCTTCGAAATagattttttctttcactttcagTAATTGTAAAGGTGTCCTTGAATTTTATTCCATGTAACATTTCTAAACCAGTATTTACCAACTTTCTTGAAGAAATGCTGTtcttaaacccacacacatttgttttcccaaCAAAAGTCCTTTTTACCTGCCTGTTCCAGATTTCTGCTTTTTCATGGTGTGCTCAGTGTATTCGCTGGTGCATGACTCAGTGTAACTGAGCGGTGAAATCCTAACTGTAAAGCTGAAATACTGCCGTGTGATGTGTAATGTGCAGGCTGATGTGTGGAGTATGGGAGTGCTGCTGTTCGCTCTGCTCTGTGGATATCTACCCTTTGATGACGACAACTGCATGGTCCTCTACAGGAAGATTTCAGTAAGAGAACTGACACTCTTCTAGCTGTTCTAAGATGTTTGATATTGAacttttttaatggttttatttcatttattagtttgttttattatttaacctGTGAACAATATTGGTTACTGATTTTCCAGAACCACTCTTCAACATCTTGtgtaaaatgtccttttaattgttttaagcTCAATCAAATCCTAATATTGTCATGTTTCACAATAGTTTTTGATCATCTTTTGTCTTTCAGAGAGGTAAATATGATAACCCCCGGTGGTTGTCTCCAGGTAGTGTCCTCATCCTCAACCAGATGATGCAGGTACATAACAATGCTCGTACTCGCTCACTTTTTTAGCTATTTTGTAGAAAGGTCACTCCATAAGTTACTAGTTTGGTTATCATTGAACACTTCTGGAACTCATCAACACCTATCTTCACACAATAATAGCAGCAgtgcatattttttatttaacattgttAGTGCATATAATTGTATGTAATTGTACAACATTTTAGACATGCTATGGTTGTTGGATGTGTCTCTTGATTATTGAGTtgtagtttttgtgtttgtcctgTAGGTGGACCCCAAGCGGCGTATTACTCTTCGGCAGCTGCTGGACCATCCCTGGGTGATGAAAGAGTACAACAGCCCTGTGGAGTGGCTTAGCAGGAAGCcggtacacacatacactcacacagattCATCCATAACatacagtttaaatacaaacaaaaatatataaatcaaaactacaaacacaatAGTAGCTTTTAACAGTGGGGCAGTATGCTATCTGTTTTACTTAAGCATCTTTCTTTTGATTTCCAACAGAACATTTGATCAGTTATCttagttttttttcatcaaTTTGCTGCAGTGACCCCCACGAGCCATTTCCCTGAAACAACTTAATATGAACATAATTGTTTGAGATATTGTTGTTCAGTGctcaaatatacaaacaactggatcTGTCCTGCATTTTGTGTAAACATGCTTGGTCTTTTTGTAGCTCCGCTACATCGATGAGGACTGTATCACTGAGATGGCTGTCCACATGAAACGGTCGAGGGGGAGCACCACAGCGCTGGTTAACGAGGTGTgtgttaaatgtaaattatgCTGGTCAGTTCAACTTGTGATTTTGGTACGTTATGGACGGTGACATCACAACAACTGCATATGTTAATCATACTAGTGACCCCTTTTATTTTGCGCAAACGTAATTTACATACTCTCTATTTGACATTCAGCATATAACAAATGTCCTCTTACAGTGGCGGTATGACCAGACCACAGCCAcctacctgctgctgctgtcaaaGAAGCAGAGGGGCAAACCTGTCCGTATGCGCCCTGAACCCACAGTGTGTGAGGACTTCTGCTCTCCTCTGCACCAGGGACTACAGGTCAGACTCCCAAcatgctttctcttttcctggGCTACTGATGGCTTTGTTACTCTACCTACTACATGCTTACTGTTTCCCTGTACCCAGATGCTGTGGATCATTTTGGTATTTGTTATTTCTTCTCTCTTGCTGTCAGACAAGGGAAACTCTTCACTTGAGTGAGGATGAAGATGCCGTGATTATGGGTTCCCTGGACCTTCGCTCGGACTTCATTGATGATTGCCCATGGGTTTCAGCCAAACATTATACACCCAAGGGAGTCAGAGGTCAGCCAGATGGAGCTGCAAACAACAACACGGTATGTACAATTAtgaacatgtgtgtgaatgctgtcTCCAATGTCCTTACAGATTAATTTTAGCTTAGAAATATTGGTGAAATGTTATGACTGTACCTTTTTCAGAGAAAATCTACTTATACCAagtttttctcttctttgtATTCCTAAAGAGACTGGCTTCCCCATCAGTGGAGAAAAGATACGCATACAGTCCAACTCCAGAGAGGGGGCGAACAGCGGCACAGCACCGCCAGGAGAGAAGGGACAGAGACCAAGAACGAACCAGTGAGAACAAGGAGAATATGTCTGTGCAGCAGAAAGACGTTGAATTATTTGTGCTGCCTCCTCCTCGAACTCCCGTGTCCAGTAAGAAGAATCCACGGCccaacaaaaatgtgttgaccACACCCAATAAAAATCCTAACGTAACCAATGTTACCAAAGCCATTGCAGACACACCTAAAGGTAAGAGCAGTTTCAACCACTCAACCCATGACAGGAATACAGAACAGATGGCACACAGTTTCAGTTCATCATGCAGTTTATTTGTatactgtaattgttttttacGTTCCAAACATGGGCTTGAAGTATAATCTCTATTAGATTATTTGCATTAGCCAACTGCCCGTCTCTCCATGTTGCTCTCTCTCATTTATCTGTCCCGCTCAGTCCTCACGCAACTCTCATAATCATAAGTGTCACGTCCACATGCCACATATTTGCAAGTAAATTGTCTTTTAGTAATAAACTCATTTATTGGGTCTGTTATTTTCTATCCCAAAGCCTCTCGTGTTTCTATGATTTAGCTGTCATTACTGAAACCACGGAGAATGGACACACTCAAACACTctcatttacatacacactTATCACTGTCAACTCAAAGGTGAGGTTGTTATTATCAGGAAGctaattgttttttctttatctatGAGTGAAGGTCACTTATGAATGGAGAATCATTAAAGTCTTAATTATTTGTCAAAGTGAATTCTCTGCCATGAGGTCCGACCTCATTAGTTTCCTCTATCAACTCGTCCACAGGTTGGCTAAGCAGTCGACTATTTGGTGTTAAATTCTTGGAATCTGGCTTGGCCCTGCTCTCTTTTGAGCCTTATGTTCTCTACAGTGCAGACATGCtttgttaaaacacacacacacacacgctgtggtctgtgtgtctgtccctaGGCGTGTGCTGTGACAGGTGTAGCTGTCTCTTTCCTCTGCTCACAGTCCCACGTGGGCTGTAGTGACATGTGTTCTCTTGCCACTAAAGCCTAGCTCTCCCcctttgtgagtgtgtgatcgTGTGTCTGTGTTAGGCTCCCTCTCTGTGTATACCAAAGCCTTTGTGTTCACAACTCCGATGACAAAGCCAGCCAGTTTCATGCATAAGAGCAAAAGGCTGTATCGGTCAGTTTCTCATATAGTCCCCATCTGATTTCCCCTTTTGGTTCCTCTCAAGACACTTTGAGGTTCCAAACATTATATAAGTCTGATTTCTGTACAGAAGGGCTCTAACTGATAATTATGTATTAATATGACAATTATTTTCTGAGTTAATTAATTCAtcttttggtaaaatgtcaatATAATTGTTATCCCAGATCCTCCAAGTCAACAGTGgtctctttaaatgtcttgttgtgTCAATCCAAAACTGTAAGATATTCAGTTTTGTAccatgcttttttatttgcatgaataattattttatcTGACCAACAGTTGGACTCATTGTTGCAGCTTTAAGctctttctctattttttctttctcacttttttataacaaaatgtctgtttgtgttgaagGTGAAGGCAGTGCCTCTAAAGAGCGCAATAagaagagagcagcagagttcaAGGAGCttgcaaacactgaaataacAGCCTTCAGTCCTGAGCGAAGGTGAGTGGGGGGATCTGATGTAAAAGGATAAATGCAGACAATAATGGGATGGGAGCGAGAAATATTGTTCACATCTAAGATTGACGGGGACTACAGGGTGGGTCATGGTCTATGGAGACCCAACCGTGGTTAAAAGTTGATGTTTATGATAATACATCTTCATCTTACCTCCTGCAGTCGTTAAGAGAAGTTTGATAAAATTACcggttcctttttttttctctctaggTCTCGGTCATTGGACATGGCTGTGACATCAGACAGcgggaagaagagaggaggaaaggtgTTCGGATCCCTGGAGAGAGGTCTGGATAAGATGATCACCATGCTCACTCCCAGCAAGAGACGAGCCCTGCGTGACGGCCCACG harbors:
- the melk gene encoding maternal embryonic leucine zipper kinase, producing the protein MPVERMEHHGAEELHKYYEVYETIGSGGFAKVKLGRHILTGEKVAIKIMNKKDLGDDLPRVKVEIEAMRNLSHQHVCRFYHVIETSTQIFIVMEYCPGGELFDYIIAKDRLSEEETRVFFRQIVSAMAYVHSQGYAHRDLKPENLLIDEDHNLKLIDFGLCAKPKGGLGNELMTCCGSPAYAAPEIIQGKAYIGSEADVWSMGVLLFALLCGYLPFDDDNCMVLYRKISRGKYDNPRWLSPGSVLILNQMMQVDPKRRITLRQLLDHPWVMKEYNSPVEWLSRKPLRYIDEDCITEMAVHMKRSRGSTTALVNEWRYDQTTATYLLLLSKKQRGKPVRMRPEPTVCEDFCSPLHQGLQTRETLHLSEDEDAVIMGSLDLRSDFIDDCPWVSAKHYTPKGVRGQPDGAANNNTRLASPSVEKRYAYSPTPERGRTAAQHRQERRDRDQERTSENKENMSVQQKDVELFVLPPPRTPVSSKKNPRPNKNVLTTPNKNPNVTNVTKAIADTPKGEGSASKERNKKRAAEFKELANTEITAFSPERRSRSLDMAVTSDSGKKRGGKVFGSLERGLDKMITMLTPSKRRALRDGPRKIKAQYNITLTSHTDPDQILNQILSILPEKNVDFTQKGYTLKCQTWGDFGKVTMAFELEVCLLQRPEVVGVRRKRLNGDAWVYKHLVEDILSTFSI